TAGCGGagcccggcggcggcggcgactttAGCAGCGAGCGCCAACTCAAAGCGGCTCCCTCCAGCGACATCCTGTGTTCGGCCTACACCAGCTCGGCGGCGCCCTCGATGCCCAGTTTGTGCGCTGCCACCCCAGGTAGGCTCGAGGGGAAGAACGTCTGCGGTCGCCATCTTGGCCTCGCAAACAAACAGCACGCTTGTGTGTCGCGACTCACTCGAACTCGCCGCTCACCTTTCCTTTCCTGTGAGTTCTCTCTCTTTGCAATAACTCCAATGTCTTCTCTGTCCCATCTCTCTTTTTGTTGCACTCTttctcccccacccccgcccgTCCCTCACCCGGCCCGTCTTCATCTCCTCACTCAGGCTGCGTAAAGTTCAACTGGGGTTCCGAGCGTTTGGCCTTGAAGCCTGGCGGCAGGAGGACGCGCTTTCTGAGTACGCCCTGCTTGGCTCTTTGTGTGTACCGCTTTCATTTCTCTGCCTTCCTACATGTCTCTCCTCTATTTTGCCTTCATGTATAATCATCACGTTCGAAAAATCACCTTGTATGTCGATTTTTGGGACGACACAAATTGACGTGACAGTTCTGCTCGGTTATAGCATCATTTTGGAATGCATTTGACAGTCTgtactggacttttttttttttttttttgtagggaagcttcaaatttgcttcatgaaccggtTGTAGTTTTGGTCTCTTTTTGATGGTTTTACATTGAGTGGAGAGCATACTGACTTGCCGTTGATTTAATTCCTTTGAAggcaacagtgccatctaggggaggcaaaaaatacaactggttcatgaagcaattttgaagcttcattttctcatcaCCTGAACCGAAAATTGTGTTAAACAAAATCGAATTTACTGACCATTATCTTTCTCAGTAAGAGTTTTTCTGTCAACAAAAGAATAATCATGTCTTTGATTCATTTGGGGATTTTAATTCTCTTCCAATCCTCCCATTCTTGCTTTCTGGGTGCCGTCCAGGGAAGATGGTGAAAAAAGTCTGCCCCTGCAACCAGCTTTGCAGTAACTATCTCTCTTCTTGTTTCTTTTCCTGCTCTTCCCTTTGCCTTCCATCCATCCTCGCGCTTGCCTTATTTTCCGTCACGTCAGCCGGCGAGAGCGTCGCAACTGATGGTTAGCTTGACAAAAGTGCTTGAATTGACTTCATACATGCATGCACCCGTGAGTTAACCTTCAATGTGGCCTCATTCTCATGCCATTTGGAATACATTACCCAGAATTCCGTGCTGCACTTTTCATTTTGTGTCATTTAGTTTTTAAAGATAGTCTTATCATTGTGACATCTCactacttttttttgggggggggggtcacagggACCAATAGCACCAATGCAGTGAGTGGTTCCGGCCCCCTGTCTCAAAGCCAGGGGGGCTCCCAGTGTCTCAACATGTCAGCCCCTCACCAGCGCAAAGGGACGTTCACTGATGATCTTCATAAATTGGTGGACAATTGGGCCAGAGACCTCTCAcaggtcatttttttgttgattttcCCGAGAAAGCATAGAAGGGTGTTATAATGCATTTTAAGACATCATCTTATTTTATATTCCAGGGGAAGAAGAGCAGCAAACAGCTGCAGCAGGCACCAGCACAAGGACACAGCTACGAGGTAGGCCACACTTGAGCCCTTGTGAAAAAAATTGTTTATATCTcagtttgttttcaaacaaataATAGAATttcctgctagcttaatgctaacacttaATGCAAAACACCATAGACGTGCTATCAAATAGCATCACAGTCGCAGTATTGTAACCATTAAAGCTAATATAGCGTTGTTACGAGTACCGATACTTTGACATAATTATATTTGATGATCTCGACGTCTTTAGGTGATCCAGTCCGCTAATTTAGGCAGGAAGCTTTCCGCCCCGAGCCACCTGTGCCCGAGCAGCACCGCCACTTCCGGCCACCTCCCCTCCAACCCGACTACCTCTCCGGCCTCCCGCAAGAGCTCGCTGTGCCAGCCCCCTACCTCCCCGACGCCGCCCCACCCTCACCCGCCACCGCACTTCATCCCGTACATGCCCGCCCCGGCCTACGCCGCGCAGTGGTCCGGGCCCGCCCACGGCGGACCCCGGCTGGTCAGCGCCTCTCAGCCGCTCGGCCCTTACGCCGCCTCGACTGGCGGCCAGATCAGTCAGGGTCCCATGCACACGTTCATGCACAAGTCTGTCAGCAACCCGGGAGGGCCCAACATGAGAACCACGTAGTGGTTAGTAGAGGGCTCGTCAGAACGGCGACCAGAGCGGACTCCATGATTGAAAACGAGGAAGTTTGCCAAAGAGGTTTGAGCGGGTCCACTTGGGTGAAATTTGAGAGAGCACAACAACACTGAAGAGCGCCTCCATTTTGCTCCATAGTCTTTGCTTGTAGCTGGTctagctaacatgctaacatgtGCAATGTGTGTATAAAGTGGAGGAGGCCGTCTTAGCATTCACAAGGATGCAAATAGGAAACACAGTTGGTAGCCCCGCCCTCGAATCAAAGCAATAAAACGAGAAACGTTGGAAGCGAGAAACGttggctgacaaaaaaaaaagtgaccttCAGAACAACATTtgtatagtattttttttttttgtggtcaagATTCCATTCGGGTTGATTTTGTGTTGCGTGGCTACGCCTCGCCGTTGGCTTTTTTCGAGATGATTATTTCTCCTCTTGAATGTCGTTGTTAATAGTTAttgttctatttaaaaaaaaaaagtacaaatatgCCTCTGTTGGGCGGACCTGTTCTACGCACACATTTTCGTGTGATGTGTAAAAACAACACTGTGATTGTTATTGTTTGTTAGGAGTCAGAACAAATTGGGGAAGTGTCCATTTTtctcaacttaaaaaaaaaaaaatgccttaaGCGACAACAATTCAGCCGCCATTTTGACctgcaaatgttttcaaatatgGATAGCTACatatttttgtttcttccacAGTACTTATATACGACACTTTAAACTCTCTCACATTGCCCTGTTAGATGAATGTGAATGTACAAAAGAAAGTGAATTTGTTTTCCAGTGCCTTGCTCGCCCCCTCCCCGCTCCAAACACTGGAGAGCTTCACAAGAACCACGTGAGAGTGCCGCCATTTGCCCGAGTTTAGGAAGGACGTCACGCCACTTGAGTAGATGTTGCCTTTAATTCAAAATCACCGAAGGACAAATTGTGAATGcaacatttaatttttgggcaagGGCAACCTACAGtggttataaaaagtctacacacccctgttctaatGCTAGTATTTTTGCGGTATTAAAAAGATATACCAAGATCaagtaaacatttaaaaatattttttgttattaaTGTGTAAGGCTCAATTTAGAAGtaagaaatgaagaaaatgtagttgcacaagtgtgcacaccctcatgCAACAGGGACGTGGCTGTGTTAAGAATCAACCTCAAACTCACCTGCCTTTGTTAACCAAAAATAAGTTGCATCTTTTTAGTTGCCTGGTCTTGATTTTTTTATCGTTAgaaactttttagacttttgaaCTCTTCATTTTTCCTTACACAGCCACATCTCTCTTTTAAGACGGTGTGCACAATTTTGCAACCACATTTTTCCACTTCCTCTCTCATACAAGATTTTGTGATTAATCTTGATCCATCATTTTACTCTACAAAAATCAGACACTCCcaaaagggtgtgtagactttttgcaCGCACTGTCGCCCCCCGAAGACCATTTTCATCCTacttttaaccccccccccctgtccccccccccaccccaagctGAATCTGCAGTGTTGAATAGCAACAGGTTGACGTTACTGTGAAGTTGTACTGGATGACTTTTACTGTGAAAGGCTGGTTCGTATTGTGAATGTTCCTACATTTAAGTGGGGTGAATCGGTTTTCATCAGAGGTGTAGCATTAGCTTTTAGCTCGTATTTAGAAAGCAGATTCTATTGCTGTGCCATTGCAGGACTCACTTTTTTTGCCGTAGAAGTGATCAATTCCTTTTCTCCAGCTGTTTCTGTTTAGTCTCGAGCACAGAATTATTATGTTCCCAATGTCTGATGTTgacttaaaacaaacaaaaacaaaaaacaatcctCACTTGTTTTATCTGCTGTTTTATTGTGTGTAGCAGCACTTAACTCAGTGGtttcttttctctctatttgacggggaaaaaaaaatgttggatgTGAAAATTTAACACACGGGGAGTCATCAGCAGCCTTTAACGGTATGTTTTGCACTAAGTAGAGAGTGTTCAAGCTTCAtattaaaacaaatacaatgACATTTGTTACTTTATTTGTAAAGACTTAATAAATAAAAGTTGTTGAAATGGCAGCCACTGGGTTTTCCTCTTTTAATTTTAGGTCACGGTGGATGGATCATCAGAACACGTCAAAAAACAGCAGTATGCCTTGGTTTCATTTCCCCCGAGCTAAATCAGTCATTTAAAATTTcacttaattatttatttactacAAATGACGTGACTTTGAACTATTGTACCAGCGACACTGGTTTAATTCATCGTCGTAGTTGCAGTACTTTTATTATCCACACGAGAGCAGCATACTGGTCTAATTCACCGTCGTGGCTGCAGTACCTATCTTGTCCACACGAGAGCAGCAAAACTAATCCCTTTTATTTACTTTAGTGGGCATCGAAATAGAGAAATAAGATGTTTATATATCGACGAAATCCATCGAAAAGGGATGAGAATGTTATGACCTCAgttacaaatttaaaaaaacaaaaatttcaaACAAAGCCTTGTATTGTAACTTTCTTTTCAGGTTCTATATCAGTTAATACCCCAACCAAGCCATTCCAACATATAgaattaaatacatttgatttattCAGACGTTTGTGACAAGCTTTAAGTGAGGGTCGTGCAATTTTTAGGAGTCCGTGAAGCGGACTGGTGAGTGTCCTTCAGTGACCCGCATGCTCTCAAGTGATTGTTTTGCGTACATTTGAGTGTTTGTGTTCAGCTCCGCTTTTTTACGACTACTTAAGCACATACAAGCCATATCATGGGGGAAACCACTGAAACCATGCGGGTGCGGTTGTTTTATGATTCCGTGCACTTTAGACTCTCAATTTAGCCTTGAATGGCAGACTTTGCTCCTACTGGATTGCGCAGTTATCATATACCTGCATTCCACACTTACATTCTGCTTTAATTTACTTATTTTAACTCTTATTTTAAAGCATCATTGATCTCACCCATTCAAGCGAAGTCGCGCCCACAAAACGTTTCCACGGCAACCACTCTGTCTTCCGGCTTCCTCCCGCGCGTGTACGCGCACACTAGCCCCGCCCTCCTCTGTGTGACGCACGCGCTCACGTTGACTGGTGTACTTTTTTGATGGAAGGAACCTTCTCGCGATGCCTGTAGCTTTTTAAGCAATTCAACAAGATTTGTGGagcttaaaaaatatattaattaagAAGCGGAGACTTCCGGAAAAGTAAGTGTGTTGATAACGTACGAGAATGTGTTTAAAGAATGTTCCATAGCTCGTGAAAATTCCATTTAATTCAACGGGCAGGTGATGTTGTTCATGCTTAGCAATGCACGGCATGACTTTATTAATTTGGCATTTAATTGTTTGATTATTTACCcatgtaaaatgttttttgaaaacTTGAATTCTTATTGTGGTGTTTTAAAtacataatatatttaatatatatattaaaaaatatatatcaattaTTTCATAACTTTTTGGCTCATCATTGTGTACCTAATTAATTGACCATTTGCATGTGACATTCTAGCTGTGGCGGCCATTTTAAGTTCCGACCAATCAACACATTCCCCTGTTTACTCACGTAATttggatttgtgtttttagatgcTGCCTGGTCATCCGTGTCGTCACTGAGACGCAACAAATTCAAACATGGAACGTGAGGGCTCGTTAAGAAGGTAAGAACTTTGTTGAAGTTTTTTTGCACAGGTCCTAACGTCACCTGCCCGGGAAACTGTCTGTCATTGACTGATATTTCTTGACAATTCCAACCATTCCACATCTGCTAttctacatttcaaaaacaaaccGAATTCCAGCCTTCGCGTGCAATTTGAACTGAAAATTGCATTTTTCATGGTTTCATTGTTTCGAGCTAAACTGATCAAACCATATCAAATTCTGACGCTCGATTCCAGTTGGACCTTCTTGCTTTGTCTTTGTTTGTACACACGCATTCCTGAATGACCTCATTGGAGCTTTCATTCATGACAAAAATCCCCCCATCATCCTTCTTTGTTTGCTAATTAGACCAAACAAATCTCCTCAATTGATTCGGGGGTTCCAACAAGTTGGAGCTCACGTCGCAAATTTGTTTGAACTTTCACAATCTGGGTTTGCGTGTTATTATTCAACACCGCACAGACAGAACGGTGGAAAGAGGACTTGTGTGTTATTTTGAAATTCTTCCCTGCATCTTGGCTGCACTTGAACCTCAAAGGCTTCCTTTGTCGGGCTCCGCACAAAAGCTCACATGGCCGCCGACCGCGACCATCTGTTAAAGGGAAAGTGTTGCTCTTCGGCATGCTttaataaacacattttaaaaaaaaagtaaagtcggagttttttttttttttttgaggaaccCCTTACTATACACAAAAACATGAGCACCATGTAAATTGCATTTTGCTAATCTGGCTGCTTTAGAGCGCCTTGTTGTTGTACCCTGAGTGCACGGAGAAAAGATAAGTGTCTCGTTTTAAATACTTGGCCATAcctatcttttttttgtgtatttttccaCCTTTCTGGATTTCGAGGAGTCTCCACAACAGGTTGAAGCTGGCCAGCGGTTCGTCCTCCAGTTTGACAGACCTCTCGCAGGCCAAGCCGGTGGATGAAGGAAGCAGGGATAAAGGGACCCAGCAGAGGAGAGCGGGAGCCAACGCCACCTGGAATAGGTCAGAAGTGGCGCTCTGCTCTGAACACTTTTTATCATTTTGCCTCGCTTGCCTGGAGCGCATCGCAAGGAAAAAGCTGTTTTGTGAGCCGCCATTGTTCAGGATATGAAAAGAAGCACAGAATCTGTCCACTCTTCTTCTCCTCTGGGTCTTTTCATCGTCACTCCATTTTCTCATTTTGTACCAGCATTTATGACTTAAGATAGTCGACTACCACTGGCCACAGGGGCGCTGCTCCCCCTAGGTACCAGCCAGAGAATTTTCTTCTTCTGggtattttctatttattttttttcctgggaaTATCCTTCCGCATTCCCACTCATCTTCCATCAGGAACATCTTCAGCATTTTTTGCTGAAATTCTAGGGtttatcaaaaataaaaaaattgcttcACGATCCCCCTGAGATAAACTAGCTCATATGGTCCATTTTGTCTCCTCAGTATCCACAGCGCAGTCATCTCAGTATTCCAGAAGAAGGACTTAGGTGAAAATGAGCTCTTCACTCTGAACGAAGGCGTCAGGTGTGCTGTTTAGctttgtcgtgtgtgtgtgtgtatgtgtgtgtacactgtTTCACCCCACCACAGTGTGGTCGGTGATGAGCACTTAGTCGTTACTGTGACTTTTGAGCTTGTCATTTCCTGaacctcctgctgctgctgttcaAACAGCGCAGCCTTTCTTAGTACCCATTAACTTAATGTACACAgacacatacagacacacacactagtgaaaatattttgtgtgtgtgtgtgtatgttcgtACACTTTTCAAGGCAGCTTCTGAAGACCGAGCTGGGCTCCTTCTTCACAGAGTACCTTCAGAATCAGCTGCTAACCAAAGGCATGGTCATACTGCGAGACAAGATTCGCTTTTATGAAGGTAAGACATGAACTCCCCCATTTCCTTCAGTACACTTCCAAAGTAAGTAATTAACCTTAGTTTTTGATTAACTTGCTTTATTGCCAAACATTATAATCACGGAGGAGGAGTCGGACTTTTTACCTCAGCGTAATAATTGACTAAACTGGCTGATCTCAAGTTAATGCAAATGTGTGAACTTTCTTTGAAgcgctttttttcattttcatcggTCGCCACAGGTCAGAAACTGTTGGACTCTCTGGCTGACACCTGGGACTTCTTCTTTTGCGATGTCCTGTCCATGCTGCAGGCCATCTTCTTTCCAGTGCAGGTTGGAAAACACAACCACCGCACAAGAACACTTCTTGTTCAGTCTAAACATTGTCCACACACCCCTGTGTAGGTTtttaggcaaaaaaaaagacattttgcatCATAATGTGTCCTATAAActctaaaaatgaatgaaaatgaaataaaatgtgtttgcataagtgtgcacaccctggtACTTGTGATTAACCCTTGATAAAGTTCagatgttccttttttttagttttcctAGTAGCACTTGTCATAATAAAGCCTGGCTtttgaataggggtgtgtaCACTTTTTATACcaattgtctttgtgtgtcGTTAGGGAAAGGAGCCGTCAGTGCGTCAGATGGCCCTGCTGCACTTCCGGAATATCATCACCCTCAACCTGAAGCTGGACGAAGCTCTATCGCGGCCCCGAGCTAGAGTGCCGCCCTCCATCATACAGATGCTGCTCATTCTTCAGGTCAACATACACACGCACTAGCCAAACACAAGCTGTGGCGTAAGAACGGTCTCACAGGAAGTCATCTCAGTGTGAACGCGGCCGTCTTCCCATGACCTCGGAGTCAGCCTGAGCAAACACAACATTTTAATGTGCAGAACTGTTCACTGAACAATTACTGTCATCAAATTCAAGTCGATATTGAAATTGGTGTTGCTAATTGCGGGCACGCTAATATTTTGTGTGTTCCATGCAGGGTGTCCACGAGTCCAAAGGTGTCACAAACGACTATTTGCGTTTGGAGTGT
This is a stretch of genomic DNA from Syngnathus typhle isolate RoL2023-S1 ecotype Sweden linkage group LG21, RoL_Styp_1.0, whole genome shotgun sequence. It encodes these proteins:
- the LOC133145529 gene encoding proline-rich protein 5-like yields the protein MEREGSLRRSLHNRLKLASGSSSSLTDLSQAKPVDEGSRDKGTQQRRAGANATWNSIHSAVISVFQKKDLGENELFTLNEGVRQLLKTELGSFFTEYLQNQLLTKGMVILRDKIRFYEGQKLLDSLADTWDFFFCDVLSMLQAIFFPVQGKEPSVRQMALLHFRNIITLNLKLDEALSRPRARVPPSIIQMLLILQGVHESKGVTNDYLRLECLIQKVVSPYLGTHGLYSQNEKRPGSSKSGNPPAVKNPVVRSKSYNVPILSPVAEYDVDSSVGGGVGIRRHSVSEMTSCVEESTSVVGSSMDHSATSSQETKVSRSPLSNSPGILAQGMISDPSLSSSPEMSADCVPESLDSDPEGIFLDLSQAHSGDGTCSGNRQSVA